A region of the Phaeodactylum tricornutum CCAP 1055/1 chromosome 1, whole genome shotgun sequence genome:
ATAACATCTTTGGAGGTGACGAGAATGTGCGATCGCTGCTTCACAAGTACGTGGTGCTGCAGCTTCTTTCCGATGCTGCCTTTTGCCTTGCTCGATGGGAAAGAAAGGGCGGTGGTAAGGAGCGGATCCGCAATACTGGTTCGCTGCATAAATGGCTCTGGAGAAGTTTGTGGGACATTTACATTGCCTCGGATGTGCACCACCGGCTCATTCTAAAGGCAAACATTCATAAGTAGTAGTCTGGGTATTAGGTTTTACTAGTTCTTCATTAGATTCTCCTTACCAAACGGCTTATGCGCATCTACAGCCCGCAGTGGTCCACTGAGGGTAGGAAGGATTCTAACGGGCTCGACACCCTTCCCAGCAGGCCACCAGCATTTGTCTGTCGTTCACTCTCCAGTACTTCCTGGTCCAAAATATCCCTGCGCGAACAGTAAGGAACGGACGAGATAAGTATTGAGTGTCGAACTGTACCCTCCTTTTGCTATCTAAcatcttccttttcttggACTCGTTCCAAGAGATTTTCGGGTAGAATCTGCGTATCGTAGATCTCGTGCGCCATGGCGGGGTCGCTTTCTAATACATCAAGCATGGCGTCTACCACCGCAGTGGATAGATTGTTGGGTAAAACTACGGATTTGACGTAGTCCGGCTGCAAGTGCTTGGCGGCGAAGATGGATGATCCGGTCCAACAATCACCCGCCGGCCCGACGTGCAAATACAGTCTTTTATCACCGGTTACGTCCTTggacaacaacaacgacgacgcggATGATGTATAGAGCCGGGATTCCGTAAGATTCCATATATTCCCAGTCCGCGACCAGCCGGTGCATGCTCTAGTTCGAGAAGCAGCCGAGAGCGAGCGCCTGGTGAGCGGCAGCATCGCGCCCCAAAGGAACGATCGAACTATTGATAGCACCCAACAAAGTCACTGAGCGAAAGCCTCCGTGACAACGTTTTTGAAAAGAGAGTTTACGAACAGCAATATCTGCTTTTCGGTTTGACATTATTGCTTTGGGTCGTCTCCGGTTGCTCCCGCTCCTCGTCCATCGTAACATCGTGAATCCTGAACACGCACAGAGCACTGTCTTCAAGTGATTTTTGCGTTCTCGACTTATAAGCAAGTATGTCGTGTATTGTATCGCAGACGACatgtttactgttaactaTCATTCACGGGTCTTTGTTCGTCAGGGCCAAACCGTGGTACCATACACGAGAGCATTCGCAAGAGAAACCTCTCATTCCCGTGCCAATCCGGCAACCCCGACTATCTTCCAAAGCTGTATCATGACCATGGGTCCAACTGTAGCAACGACGTCACCCATTGCCTACGATATCTCAAACGAGTCTAGGAAAATCCTACGGATCTGAGTTGCAGCCATGTCGCTGCTATTTTCTCCAGGCACAAACAGCGCGGCCCGAACGACTCGAGTGCTGAAAGGTCCGACGCCGACTCCATCGACGAAGTCTCACGTGGCGCTGTCTTCTTCCGAACCAACGGCCGTGCATGTTCCTTCGGAAGTGCCATCCCACATTTCGACC
Encoded here:
- a CDS encoding predicted protein, translated to MLPLTRRSLSAASRTRACTGWSRTGNIWNLTESRLYTSSASSLLLSKDVTGDKRLYLHVGPAGDCWTGSSIFAAKHLQPDYVKSVVLPNNLSTAVVDAMLDVLESDPAMAHEIYDTQILPENLLERVQEKEDVR